A stretch of DNA from candidate division TA06 bacterium:
GCTCTGTCAGGCCTGATCTAATGTAGCTAGCATTCAAAAACTCCGCTGCTGGGCCATCGTAGGTCTTCCTTCCACATTCAAGGGCAACAACATGATCACATCTCTCTATCTCCTCTCTCTCCTGGGTAATCAATATTATTGAGGGCTTTGGCTCCGACGTCTGAATGAGGCTCCACAATCTTTCCACCTCATGCCTGTCAAGATGGGAGGTGGGCTCATCGAGTATGAGATACTCCGGACAGAGAACAAGAATAGAAGCAACCGAAACAATGCCCTTCTCGCCTTGAGAGAGGTCACGCGGAGATCTATCCTTCAGCTCAGAAATGTCCAGAAGGCGGAGTACTTCATCGACCCTTCCTCTTATCTCCGGACTCTCAACTCCGATGTTCTCCAGACCGAACGCAACTTCTCTCTCCACAGTAGTGGCCACGAACTGTGAGTCCGGGTTCTGGAAAACCAATCCCACCTTCTTCCTGATCTCCCAAAGCGACTCAGCATCCACAGTGTCCAGGCCATCCACGCTCACAACTCCAGCATCTGGCTTCAAAAGGCCATTCGCCAGCATTGCGACGGTCGACTTCCCGGCGCCATTGTCGCCAAATATCGCGGTCATGATGCCTTCACGGAAGACAGCATCAAATCCGGCGAGCGAGGGCCGGCCTTCCCTGTAACTATGGGAGACGTTACTGAACTCAATCATAACTTACACGCTATACGCTAAACAATAGCTGTCAGCTCTCAACCATTAGCTACCAGCAACCCAAAACCTCTGAACCACAGATTATCATGAATCAATTGTAAGAGGCAAGACATAAGATAGCTATCAGCCACCCAACCAGAAGCGTCGGAACATCCCCTATCATGTCATTGCGAGCGATAGCGAAGCAATCTGGCACAAGCAGATCCTTCGACTCCGTGCTTCGACGACGCTCAGCACGTCGCTCAGGACGAAATATCCCTCATCCCGTCCAAGGACGGGCTGGCCCTATTTCGTTTTCGGGGTTTGGATGATGAAAGCCGAGGAAGTGTGCTCCTCGGCTTTCACGGGGTGAGGTGGTTTATTTTTCCTTCTTTCTTCTACCGCGTTTCTGCTTTTTCCCTTCTTTTGGCTTGAGGCTTACCAGCTCAAGTATGGCCGTCTCAGCACCATCGCCCTTTCTCCGGCCCAGTTTCAATATTCTAGTATATCCACCGGGCCTACCAGTGAACCTCGGAGCTATCTCTTCGAAAAGCTTCTTCACCACTGACTCATTCTTGACCGTCTTGAGCACGTGCCGCCTTGCAGCAAGGTCTCCACGAAGAGCAAAACTTATCATTCTCTCAGCTGTTCTCCTGGCCTCCCAGGCCTTAGGAAGAGTAGTGATGATTGACTCCTTGGCGAAAAGCGCTGTGGTCAAATTGGAAATGAGCGCCTTCCTGTGCTCCATTGTTCTACCCAGTTTTTTCCCTCGCCTAAGATGCCTCATCGCTGTCCTTCT
This window harbors:
- a CDS encoding 50S ribosomal protein L17; amino-acid sequence: MRHLRRGKKLGRTMEHRKALISNLTTALFAKESIITTLPKAWEARRTAERMISFALRGDLAARRHVLKTVKNESVVKKLFEEIAPRFTGRPGGYTRILKLGRRKGDGAETAILELVSLKPKEGKKQKRGRRKKEK